The following coding sequences lie in one Lysobacter capsici genomic window:
- a CDS encoding LacI family DNA-binding transcriptional regulator yields the protein MSVTIKDVARAAQVSVATVSRTLNGHGNVAEDVRRRVLAVANDLRYTPHAAARSLSSRRTHTLGVVLPDLHGEFFSELVRGVDLVAREHRLHLLVSSYHGRPDEQVAALRAMRGRVDGLLVMSPYAAAQVSIVEELASALPVVLINTQDASPDVLSLSVDNYGGAQAMTEHLIACGHRRIAFIAGPEDNFDAHERLRGYREALARLLPDASEWVLPGAFDEASGHAAGQALLAAGQRPDAVFAANDMMALGCLFSFVQAGVNVPGDIALAGFDDIPLARYVHPTLTTMRVNIAQLGARAARLLLTRLSADTAVQETQHNQEQPRRSEPLRPELIVRESGVRRGGGA from the coding sequence GTGAGCGTGACGATCAAAGATGTCGCCCGCGCGGCCCAAGTGTCGGTGGCGACCGTATCGCGGACCTTGAACGGCCACGGCAACGTGGCCGAGGACGTGCGTCGGCGCGTGCTCGCGGTCGCCAACGACCTGCGCTACACGCCGCATGCCGCGGCCCGCAGCCTCAGCAGCCGGCGTACCCACACTTTGGGTGTGGTGCTGCCCGATCTGCACGGCGAATTCTTTTCCGAACTGGTGCGCGGCGTCGATCTGGTCGCGCGCGAGCACCGTCTGCATCTGTTGGTGTCGAGCTATCACGGCCGACCGGACGAACAAGTCGCCGCCTTGCGCGCGATGCGCGGCCGGGTCGACGGCTTGCTGGTAATGTCGCCGTATGCCGCCGCGCAGGTGTCGATCGTGGAGGAACTGGCATCGGCGCTGCCGGTGGTGTTGATCAACACCCAGGACGCGTCGCCGGACGTGTTGTCGCTGAGCGTGGACAACTACGGCGGCGCGCAGGCCATGACCGAGCATCTGATCGCCTGCGGCCATCGCCGGATCGCCTTCATCGCCGGCCCCGAGGACAATTTCGACGCCCACGAGCGCCTGCGCGGCTACCGCGAAGCGCTCGCGCGCCTGCTGCCGGATGCGTCCGAATGGGTGCTGCCGGGGGCGTTCGACGAAGCCTCCGGCCATGCCGCCGGACAGGCGCTGCTCGCCGCTGGACAACGGCCCGATGCGGTGTTCGCGGCCAACGACATGATGGCCTTGGGCTGTCTGTTTTCGTTCGTGCAGGCGGGCGTCAACGTGCCCGGCGACATCGCCCTGGCCGGATTCGACGACATCCCGCTGGCCCGTTACGTCCACCCGACGCTCACGACCATGCGGGTCAATATCGCCCAGTTGGGTGCCCGCGCGGCGCGTCTGCTGCTGACGCGTCTGAGCGCGGATACCGCTGTGCAGGAAACGCAACACAACCAAGAACAACCGCGGCGTAGCGAGCCGTTGCGGCCGGAATTGATCGTGCGCGAGTCGGGAGTTCGCCGAGGGGGCGGTGCCTGA
- a CDS encoding YciI family protein — protein sequence MWYLIEGYDFPDALPKRGPSRPAHLERLTALRDQGRLLLAGPCPAIDAEDPGPAGFSGSLIVAEFESLEAARAWADADPYVAAGVYERVEVRPFRKVLP from the coding sequence ATGTGGTATCTGATCGAAGGCTACGACTTCCCCGACGCGCTGCCCAAGCGCGGCCCTTCGCGCCCGGCGCATCTTGAACGGCTCACCGCGTTGCGCGATCAGGGCCGTCTGTTGCTCGCCGGCCCGTGCCCGGCGATCGATGCCGAAGACCCGGGTCCGGCCGGTTTCAGCGGCAGCCTGATCGTCGCCGAGTTCGAATCGCTGGAGGCCGCGCGCGCCTGGGCCGATGCCGATCCGTATGTCGCCGCGGGCGTGTACGAGCGGGTCGAGGTGCGTCCGTTCCGCAAGGTGTTGCCGTGA
- a CDS encoding glucoamylase family protein produces the protein MQRAKPTTRAVSFAVLSTLLLALSACKKPETQSQTQPIVSPEPVVIEPLKQERLELPPLFRDIEKRTFQFFWDTTNEQNGLTPDRYPSRPFASIASIGFALTAYPIGIERGWVNRTQAVDRTLTTLKFLRDLPSGPQPTGKGAYKGFYYHFLDMQKGERFNSWVELSSVDTGLLMMGVLFTQSYYDRDDPREKEIRDIADTLYKRVDWTWLQQNKPLISMGWFPESGFIKHDWMGYNEAMLLYVLALGSPSHPVEPEAWTVWTRTYNDVWGVYQGEEFLAFGPLFGHQYSHVWIDFRGIQDEYIRERGIDYFENSRRAAYAQRAYAIANPMKWEGYGPELWGLTASDGPQQTLQTYRGEQRQFRHYSARGAGLRENFDDGTIAPTAAIASLPFAPEIVIPTTVAMHERYGEYIYSSYGFLDSFNPSFNYDIPLKTGRLVPDHGWVASDYIGIDQGPILAMISNYRNEFVWNVMKRNPYIRSGLERAGFKGGWLTPVDAQGKDAKDGKDKKAGEGEAKAEVKPAGTMDPATARALGEAESRSGRTNAPAKQNAPKPE, from the coding sequence ATGCAACGCGCCAAGCCGACAACACGTGCAGTCTCATTCGCTGTTCTGAGCACGTTGCTGCTCGCCTTGTCCGCATGCAAGAAACCCGAGACGCAATCGCAGACCCAGCCCATCGTCAGTCCGGAGCCGGTGGTGATCGAACCGCTCAAGCAGGAACGGCTGGAGCTGCCGCCGTTGTTCCGCGATATCGAAAAACGCACGTTCCAGTTTTTCTGGGACACCACCAACGAACAAAACGGCCTGACCCCCGACCGCTATCCGTCGCGTCCGTTCGCGAGCATCGCCTCGATCGGCTTCGCGCTGACCGCGTACCCGATCGGGATTGAGCGCGGCTGGGTCAATCGCACCCAGGCGGTCGACCGCACCTTGACCACCCTGAAGTTCCTGCGCGACCTGCCCAGCGGCCCGCAGCCGACCGGCAAGGGCGCGTACAAGGGCTTTTACTATCACTTCCTCGACATGCAGAAGGGCGAGCGCTTCAACAGCTGGGTCGAGCTGTCGAGCGTGGACACCGGCCTGTTGATGATGGGCGTGCTGTTCACCCAGTCGTATTACGACCGCGACGACCCGCGCGAGAAGGAAATCCGCGACATCGCCGACACGTTGTACAAGCGCGTGGATTGGACCTGGTTGCAGCAGAACAAGCCGCTGATCTCGATGGGCTGGTTCCCCGAGAGCGGTTTCATCAAGCACGACTGGATGGGTTACAACGAGGCCATGCTGCTGTACGTGCTGGCGCTGGGCTCGCCGTCGCATCCGGTCGAGCCGGAGGCGTGGACGGTGTGGACGCGTACCTACAACGACGTGTGGGGCGTGTACCAGGGCGAAGAATTCCTCGCCTTCGGTCCCTTGTTCGGCCATCAGTACAGCCATGTCTGGATCGATTTCCGCGGCATCCAGGACGAATACATCCGCGAACGCGGCATCGATTATTTCGAGAACAGCCGCCGCGCCGCATACGCGCAGCGCGCGTACGCGATCGCCAACCCGATGAAGTGGGAAGGCTACGGCCCGGAGCTGTGGGGCCTGACCGCGAGCGACGGGCCGCAGCAGACCTTGCAGACCTACCGCGGCGAGCAGCGCCAGTTCCGCCACTATTCGGCGCGCGGCGCCGGTCTGCGCGAGAATTTCGACGACGGCACCATCGCCCCGACCGCGGCGATCGCGTCCTTGCCGTTCGCGCCGGAAATCGTGATTCCGACGACCGTGGCGATGCACGAGCGCTACGGCGAGTACATCTATTCCAGCTACGGTTTCCTGGATTCGTTCAATCCCAGTTTCAACTACGACATTCCGTTGAAGACCGGACGCCTGGTGCCCGATCACGGCTGGGTCGCCAGCGACTACATCGGCATCGATCAGGGCCCGATCCTGGCGATGATCAGCAACTATCGCAACGAGTTCGTCTGGAACGTGATGAAGCGCAATCCCTATATCCGCAGCGGCCTGGAGCGCGCGGGATTCAAGGGCGGCTGGCTGACGCCGGTGGATGCGCAGGGCAAGGATGCAAAGGACGGCAAGGACAAGAAGGCGGGCGAGGGCGAGGCCAAGGCGGAGGTCAAGCCGGCCGGCACCATGGACCCGGCCACGGCGCGCGCGCTGGGCGAAGCCGAGTCGCGCTCCGGACGCACCAATGCGCCGGCGAAGCAGAATGCGCCGAAGCCGGAATGA
- a CDS encoding TonB-dependent receptor: MNQTNPQTPHRPRSGFRFDTGRNLLACALASCLAMAAPVALAQSTAATIRGTISGNAGPAANASVTATNTASGLVRKVQTTADGNYTLAGLPPGTYRIDVNADGQSNTRNVTVAVGQSATLNLSTGGVAETAPAGEATDLDKVTVTSSALAEVRTSENATYISNKQIESLPQGTRNFLAFADTVPGVQFVQSGNGSTSIRSGAQSSNGVNVYIDGVGQKNYVLPGGVGGQDDTRGNPFPQSAIGEYKVITSNYKAEFDQLSSAAITAVTRSGTNEFHGDFFWDHTSEKWRSPTPAEDKAGRKTDSKEEQYGISFGGPIIQDKMHFFVAYEAKEYNTPFTIKPGEGVTAAQLPAQFQSLVGGVNAPFKEDLYFGKVDLTLGENHYFELTGKYRDETEITGVDGISTVPFGTAKDNSDKRLDLRYQYTGNGWLNDAHITYEDGSYNPRANSFGNGYVLTRADINSTGDKRVLNAGPGENFQDKAQKGYSFQDDLTFTDLQWHGSHTIKTGIKYKSIDISATEQIPFNPQFFYDINGDLASPYLVRFGAGLPGIADGSVKSNNKQFGIYIQDDWEVNDKLTLNLGVRWDYETSDTYTDYRTPNDVVNALNSQDPRAPSGQTYRQTLARGGIDLNDYLSTGRERSNFKDAFQPRLGFSYDLNADQRHVIYGGAGRAYDRNIFNNLQLETTKGTFPTYSFRFNQPGHACTPGVGDCLAFNPGLLSREALEALVAANPNTGREVFLLNNDLKTPYSDQYSIGMRNAVMIGETEWQTDIGVSRIVSKDGFAFLLGNRNPDGSFYPAPDAVWGAPFGAGIPGFGRALILGVNGIETRANSLLVKIDKPYTRESGWGVTLAYTFTDAEENRENGESFSLDHPNLSGFGWHDAKGVPRNRLVATGIYDGPWGLTFSGKMTLASPTGYYFVNCSQSGPNDNFCFTDQFKPDKTIGFKQLDLAVTKEFDTGAGIKFRIRGDVLNVTNARNYNQYDTFAGRLNAPNANFGDHQDGIILPTRMFKLSMGFNW, translated from the coding sequence ATGAATCAGACCAATCCGCAAACCCCGCACCGCCCCAGATCCGGCTTCCGCTTCGACACCGGCCGCAACCTGCTGGCCTGCGCGCTCGCCAGTTGCCTGGCGATGGCCGCGCCGGTCGCCCTGGCGCAGAGCACCGCCGCGACCATCCGTGGCACGATCAGCGGCAACGCCGGTCCCGCCGCCAATGCCAGCGTGACCGCCACCAACACCGCCAGCGGCCTGGTCCGCAAAGTGCAGACCACCGCCGATGGCAACTACACCCTGGCCGGCCTGCCGCCGGGTACCTACCGCATCGACGTCAATGCCGACGGGCAGAGCAATACCCGCAACGTGACCGTCGCGGTCGGCCAGTCGGCGACCTTGAACCTGTCGACCGGCGGCGTCGCCGAGACCGCGCCGGCGGGGGAGGCGACGGATCTGGACAAGGTCACGGTGACGTCCTCGGCGCTGGCCGAAGTGCGCACCTCTGAGAACGCCACCTACATATCGAACAAGCAGATCGAATCGCTGCCGCAGGGCACGCGCAACTTCCTCGCCTTCGCCGATACCGTGCCGGGCGTGCAGTTCGTGCAATCGGGCAACGGCTCGACCTCGATCCGTAGCGGCGCGCAGAGCTCCAACGGCGTCAACGTCTACATCGACGGCGTGGGCCAGAAGAACTATGTGCTGCCCGGCGGCGTCGGCGGTCAGGACGACACCCGCGGCAATCCGTTCCCGCAGTCGGCGATCGGCGAGTACAAGGTCATCACCTCGAACTACAAGGCCGAGTTCGACCAGCTCAGCAGCGCCGCGATCACCGCGGTGACCCGTTCGGGCACCAACGAATTCCATGGTGATTTCTTCTGGGATCACACCTCCGAGAAGTGGCGTTCGCCGACCCCGGCCGAAGACAAGGCCGGCAGGAAGACCGATTCGAAGGAAGAGCAGTACGGCATCTCCTTCGGCGGCCCGATCATCCAGGACAAGATGCATTTCTTCGTCGCCTATGAGGCGAAGGAATACAACACGCCGTTCACGATCAAGCCGGGCGAGGGCGTGACCGCCGCGCAGTTGCCGGCGCAGTTCCAGTCGCTGGTCGGCGGCGTCAACGCGCCGTTCAAGGAAGACCTGTATTTCGGCAAGGTCGACCTCACCCTCGGCGAAAACCATTATTTCGAATTGACCGGCAAGTACCGCGACGAAACCGAAATCACCGGCGTGGACGGCATCAGCACCGTTCCGTTCGGCACCGCTAAGGACAACAGCGACAAGCGTCTGGACCTGCGTTACCAGTACACCGGCAACGGCTGGCTCAACGATGCCCATATCACCTACGAAGACGGCAGCTACAACCCGCGCGCCAATTCGTTCGGTAACGGCTATGTGCTGACCCGTGCCGACATCAACTCGACCGGCGACAAGCGCGTGCTCAACGCCGGGCCCGGCGAGAATTTCCAGGACAAGGCGCAGAAGGGGTATTCGTTCCAGGACGACCTGACCTTCACCGATTTGCAGTGGCACGGCAGCCACACCATCAAGACCGGCATCAAGTACAAGTCGATCGACATCAGCGCGACCGAGCAGATTCCGTTCAACCCGCAGTTCTTCTACGACATCAACGGCGATCTGGCTTCGCCCTACCTGGTGCGCTTCGGCGCCGGTCTTCCGGGGATCGCCGACGGCAGCGTCAAGTCGAACAACAAGCAGTTCGGCATCTACATCCAGGACGACTGGGAGGTCAACGACAAGCTGACCTTGAACCTCGGCGTGCGTTGGGACTACGAGACCAGCGACACGTACACCGATTACCGCACCCCGAACGACGTGGTCAACGCGCTCAACAGCCAGGACCCGCGCGCACCGTCCGGACAGACCTATCGCCAGACCCTGGCCCGCGGCGGCATCGATCTGAACGATTACCTGAGCACGGGCCGCGAACGCAGCAACTTCAAGGACGCGTTCCAGCCGCGCCTGGGCTTCTCCTACGATCTCAACGCCGATCAGCGGCATGTGATCTATGGCGGCGCCGGTCGCGCCTACGACCGCAACATCTTCAACAATCTGCAGCTGGAAACCACCAAGGGCACGTTCCCGACCTATTCGTTCCGGTTCAATCAGCCCGGTCATGCCTGCACGCCGGGCGTCGGCGACTGCCTGGCCTTCAATCCCGGCCTGCTGAGCCGCGAGGCGCTGGAAGCCTTGGTCGCGGCCAATCCGAACACCGGCCGCGAAGTGTTCCTGCTCAACAACGATCTCAAGACGCCGTACTCCGATCAGTACAGCATCGGCATGCGCAACGCGGTGATGATCGGCGAGACCGAATGGCAGACCGACATCGGCGTGTCGCGCATCGTCAGCAAGGACGGTTTCGCGTTCCTGCTGGGAAATCGCAATCCGGACGGCTCGTTCTATCCGGCGCCCGATGCGGTGTGGGGCGCGCCATTCGGCGCCGGCATTCCCGGATTCGGCCGCGCGCTGATCCTGGGCGTCAACGGCATCGAAACCCGCGCCAACTCGTTGCTGGTCAAGATCGACAAGCCGTACACGCGCGAATCGGGCTGGGGCGTGACGCTCGCGTACACCTTCACCGATGCCGAGGAAAACCGCGAGAACGGCGAGTCGTTCTCGCTCGATCATCCGAATCTGTCCGGGTTCGGCTGGCACGATGCCAAGGGCGTGCCGCGTAATCGGCTGGTCGCAACCGGTATCTACGATGGTCCCTGGGGCCTGACTTTCTCCGGCAAGATGACCCTGGCAAGCCCGACCGGTTACTACTTCGTCAACTGCTCGCAGTCCGGGCCCAACGACAACTTCTGCTTCACCGATCAGTTCAAGCCCGACAAGACCATCGGCTTCAAGCAGCTCGATCTGGCGGTGACCAAGGAGTTCGATACCGGCGCCGGCATCAAGTTCCGCATCCGCGGCGACGTGCTCAACGTTACCAACGCGCGCAACTACAACCAGTACGACACCTTCGCCGGCCGTTTGAACGCGCCGAACGCCAATTTCGGCGATCACCAGGACGGCATCATCCTGCCGACCCGCATGTTCAAGCTGTCGATGGGCTTCAACTGGTAA
- a CDS encoding BolA family protein: MPRDQRVAAIRAAIEAALAPTALEIEDESHRHAGHAGAQDGRGHFRVAVVSAAFAGLAPIARHRAVYAAVGELMTTDIHALSISAHTPQEAARA, translated from the coding sequence TTGCCGCGCGATCAGCGCGTCGCCGCGATCCGCGCGGCGATCGAGGCCGCGCTGGCGCCGACCGCGCTGGAGATCGAAGACGAAAGCCATCGTCATGCCGGTCACGCCGGCGCGCAGGACGGGCGCGGGCATTTCCGCGTCGCCGTGGTCAGCGCGGCATTCGCCGGGCTCGCGCCGATCGCGCGCCATCGCGCCGTGTATGCGGCGGTCGGCGAGTTGATGACCACCGACATCCACGCGCTGTCGATCAGCGCGCATACGCCGCAGGAAGCGGCGCGGGCATAG